One Psychrilyobacter piezotolerans DNA window includes the following coding sequences:
- a CDS encoding (2Fe-2S)-binding protein produces MNLNLIKESIETKVYDIHFDTEVPMHEHADCDEVFYCIKGSGFGILEDEEVELNVGDTFVAPAGTMHSLRSEEDLYVVAVLIPADKIICHCKQVSFGDIRKAMAGGARTVEEIQKITGAGIGWAGCTEDIEKILAVACGCKDVSIETVVNAVKDGADTVEKIGEATGAGTGCGRCKALLQNIIDTKK; encoded by the coding sequence ATGAATTTAAATTTAATTAAGGAATCTATTGAGACAAAGGTATATGATATACATTTTGATACAGAGGTTCCTATGCACGAACATGCCGATTGTGATGAAGTGTTTTATTGTATAAAAGGTTCCGGTTTTGGAATTTTAGAAGATGAGGAAGTAGAGTTAAATGTAGGAGATACCTTTGTTGCTCCTGCAGGAACAATGCATTCCCTTAGAAGTGAGGAAGATTTGTATGTGGTAGCCGTTCTTATACCTGCAGATAAAATTATATGTCACTGTAAACAAGTCAGTTTTGGCGATATCAGGAAAGCAATGGCTGGCGGTGCCCGTACTGTAGAGGAGATACAAAAAATCACAGGAGCTGGAATAGGTTGGGCTGGTTGCACTGAAGATATAGAAAAAATATTAGCAGTAGCTTGTGGATGCAAAGATGTTTCTATAGAAACTGTAGTTAACGCAGTTAAAGATGGTGCAGATACCGTTGAAAAAATTGGAGAAGCAACAGGAGCAGGTACTGGATGTGGAAGATGTAAGGCTTTGCTGCAAAACATAATTGACACAAAAAAGTAA